A part of Miscanthus floridulus cultivar M001 chromosome 6, ASM1932011v1, whole genome shotgun sequence genomic DNA contains:
- the LOC136460074 gene encoding uncharacterized protein, which translates to MAKTSVEFCVISARGLGRRSSLLMPQWFSIAWVDPNSKYCTKVDASGSSDPSWGMKFSVSVDEHDLSSLQLMALTVEVYRREPIFLREHLQGAAVVQMKEYFDKFEHGEEQPGVEETASFQLRKKSDKAHGFVDVSIRIYKEEDVHAQFSGSHNGSKHPNQVGITLAIEDGPVYNYPPLPSSHYRDHSKGDDRYSNTMPTSPTTRPDPSPPGSNQPPLIPQTLPPTTSNPSYFSPPYPTRGQVPQSYINMPPRRFAGQNGSSNLGMGLGAGALAAGTLIFGENLLPGPNFGAGLDGASLTLSSDAPF; encoded by the exons ATGGCGAAAACATCGGTGGAGTTCTGTGTGATCTCCGCACGCGGCCTGGGACGCAGATCGTCGCTGCTCATGCCGCAGTGGTTCTCCATCGCATGGGTCGATCCCAACAGCAAGTACTGCACCAAGGTGGATGCGTCGGGGAGCTCCGACCCAAGCTGGGGCATGAAGTTCTCGGTCTCGGTTGACGAGCATGATCTGAGCAGCCTGCAACTGATGGCATTGACGGTTGAAGTGTACAGGAGAGAGCCCATCTTCCTCAGGGAGCACCTCCAGGGAGCTGCCGTTGTCCAGATGAAAGAGTATTTCGACAAATTTGAGCACGGTGAGGAGCAGCCTGGGGTTGAGGAGACTGCAAGCTTCCAGCTGAGGAAGAAGTCAGACAAAGCTCATGGGTTTGTCGACGTATCCATCCGTATCTACAAGGAGGAAGATGTTCATGCTCAGTTTTCAG GATCACACAACGGATCAAAGCACCCAAACCAGGTCGGTATCACACTAGCTATAGAAGATGGTCCAGTTTATAATTATCCACCACTGCCCTCAAGCCATTATAGGGATCACAGCAAAGGTGATGATCGCTACAGCAACACCATGCCAACAAGCCCTACCACTCGGCCAGATCCATCACCGCCAGGAAGCAATCAACCCCCTCTGATCCCACAAACCCTGCCACCAACCACTTCAAACCCCAGTTACTTTTCCCCACCGTATCCTACGAGGGGGCAAGTGCCACAGAGCTACATAAATATGCCACCAAGAAGGTTTGCAGGTCAGAATGGTTCTTCTAACCTTGGAATGGGGCTCGGAGCTGGAGCACTGGCCGCTGGAACATTGATATTTGGTGAAAATTTGTTGCCAGGACCAAATTTTGGTGCTGGTCTTGATGGTGCGAGCTTAACTTTATCTTCTGATGCACCATTCTAA